From the genome of Nicotiana sylvestris chromosome 2, ASM39365v2, whole genome shotgun sequence, one region includes:
- the LOC104217645 gene encoding anthocyanidin 3-O-glucosyltransferase 5-like: MSSSQRLHVGILSSPGLGHIIPVIVLGNHLATHHNVSVTVFVITSGSSLAEKELLKSANKSKLIDIVEIPAVDISNLIDANTKMVTQLCVLVRESLPLVKSVIFAKKHILDALIVDLFCTEALPIAKEFGLPNYVYIPTNAWFTALTVYCQILDKEIEGQYVDQDEPLKIPGCKPVRPEDVVDPMLDRNDQQYSEYMRVLGLGFCLSDGILMNTWEDAEPGSLKALRENETLKAIVKSTIYPIGPLCRRDEQIIDGSDDRNFVLKWLDEQTSESVLYVSFGSGGTLSSKQLTEIAFGMELSQQKFIWIVRPPSEVGADKSFFTTGKEGDDAPKYLPEGFLTRTQDYGLVVEMWADQGRILSHPSVGGFLTHCGWNSNIESITNGVPMIAWPLYAEQRQNATILTEELGVAVRPKVLPTKKVVEREEIEKLVRTVMHYKEGKELRENVKKLKMSAEKALSVGGSSHNSMCEVLKDIEKRIHILLQEKHV, from the coding sequence ATGAGTAGCTCACAACGACTTCATGTTGGTATTCTCTCAAGTCCAGGCTTAGGCCACATCATCCCCGTCATTGTCCTCGGCAACCACCTCGCCACCCACCACAACGTCTCCGTCACCGTATTCGTCATCACCTCCGGCAGCTCTCTGGCGGAAAAAGAGCTTCTCAAATCCGCCAATAAATCAAAGTTGATCGATATAGTTGAAATACCAGCGGTGGATATCTCTAACCTTATTGATGCGAATACCAAAATGGTCACCCAACTTTGTGTACTTGTTCGTGAAAGTTTACCTCTTGTTAAGTCTGTAATATTTGCTAAGAAGCATATTTTGGACGCTCTCATCGTTGATCTTTTCTGCACTGAAGCCTTGCCAATTGCCAAAGAATTTGGGTTACCAAACTATGTTTATATTCCAACTAATGCGTGGTTTACAGCTTTGACTGTGTACTGTCAAATTCTTGACAAAGAAATTGAGGGTCAATATGTTGATCAGGACGAACCGTTGAAAATTCCGGGTTGCAAACCGGTTCGACCGGAAGATGTGGTTGACCCAATGCTGGACCGGAATGATCAGCAGTATAGCGAGTACATGAGAGTACTAGGGCTTGGATTCTGTTTATCGGATGGGATATTAATGAACACGTGGGAAGATGCTGAGCCCGGTTCACTCAAAGCGCTCAGAGAAAATGAAACATTGAAAGCAATCGTGAAGTCAACGATTTATCCAATTGGACCATTATGTAGACGTGACGAACAAATCATAGATGGGAGTGATGATAGGAATTTTGTCCTTAAATGGTTGGATGAACAAACTTCCGAGTCAGTTTTGTATGTGTCTTTTGGAAGTGGTGGAACTCTTTCATCGAAACAGTTAACTGAGATAGCTTTTGGGATGGAATTAAGTCAACAGAAATTTATTTGGATAGTGAGGCCACCGTCCGAGGTTGGTGCAGACAAGTCATTTTTCACAACGGGGAAAGAGGGCGATGACGCACCGAAATACTTGCCTGAAGGTTTTCTAACACGAACACAAGATTATGGGTTGGTGGTCGAGATGTGGGCTGATCAAGGTAGAATTTTGAGTCACCCATCCGTTGGGGGATTTTTGACACACTGTGGATGGAATTCGAACATTGAGAGTATAACAAATGGTGTACCAATGATTGCATGGCCGCTATACGCTGAACAGAGACAAAACGCCACTATACTTACGGAGGAACTCGGGGTAGCTGTTCGACCAAAGGTGTTGCCAACGAAGAAAGTGGTGGAAAGGGAGGAAATAGAGAAACTAGTGAGAACGGTAATGCAttataaagaaggaaaagaactgaGGGAAAATGTGAAGAAACTGAAGATGAGTGCTGAAAAAGCACTAAGTGTAGGAGGCTCCTCTCATAATTCAATGTGTGAAGTCCTCAAAGACATTGAGAAGAGAATCCATATATTGTTACAAGAAAAGCATGTCTGA